A window from Mya arenaria isolate MELC-2E11 chromosome 9, ASM2691426v1 encodes these proteins:
- the LOC128245507 gene encoding uncharacterized protein LOC128245507: MYVLILSTLMGLACTCYGFSHGAPDFSCKDPSTFHTRKINVTHEGIIMPQPATSSPYRIRTDRASFQPGDRVTVTLYSSTPERPLRGFYIQAIQADIHIRDLRREAFGRFENLTMNERPSICQQTYRSTTGGATHSNTRGRASVSVVWVAPETYNPGNVQFLATGVFNYDTYWTNIRSDHLVPTGYQTAADTTIHPTATAAWYRWLMYLHQQQQQSRKKETPRKLGGTVLEIKLDGTKTPKITKSTNHSHTTKSTTNKKAVNHKHELTTEKTKSNTGNETSTVDVLAGLTLDGLDGNRDHELTIHDHGHPDHDHSIHHAPVQA, from the exons ATGTATGTCTTGATCTTGTCAACATTAATGGGATTGGCGTGCACGTGCTATGGGTTCAGTCACGGGGCCCCGGATTTCTCGTGCAAAGACCCTTCAACGTTTCACACGCGGAAAATAAACGTAACCCACGAGGGGATCATAATGCCCCAACCGGCAACGTCAAGCCCATACCGCATTCGGACGGATAGAGCGTCGTTCCAGCCAGGGGATAGGGTAACAG TCACGCTCTATTCGAGCACACCGGAGCGGCCTCTGAGAGGATTTTACATCCAAGCGATACAAGCGGACATCCACATCCGCGATTTGAGAAGGGAAGCTTTTGGAAG ATTTGAGAACCTGACGATGAACGAGCGTCCGTCAATTTGCCAACAGACGTATAGATCAACAACAGGGGGCGCAACGCACTCCAACACTCGGGGAAGAGCCAGTGTTTCCGTAGTCTGGGTTGCCCCGGAGACATACAACCCTGGAAATGTGCAGTTCTT gGCCACTGGGGTGTTTAACTACGACACCTACTGGACCAACATCCGTTCGGATCACCTAGTTCCCACTGGCTACCAGACTGCCGCTG ACACCACCATCCATCCGACAGCAACTGCGGCTTGGTACCGTTGGCTAATGTATCTACACCAACAACAGCAGCAGTCACGCAAGAAAGAAACCCCCAGAAAACTCGGAGGAACAGTCCTTGAAATCAAATTGGACGGAACAAAGACtccaaaaataacaaaatcaaccAATCACAGCCATACTACCAAATCAACAACCAATAAGAAGGCCGTAAATCACAAACATGAATTGACCACTGAGAAAACGAAATCAAACACTGGAAATGAAACTAGCACCGTTGATGTGCTGGCCGGTTTAACATTAGATGGTTTGGACGGGAATAGAGACCATGAACTGACAATACACGATCATGGACATCCAGACCACGATCATAGTATCCATCACGCGCCTGTTCAGGCATAG
- the LOC128245505 gene encoding sex peptide receptor-related protein 2-like, with translation MITETSELLSKSTHETLHWNTTQNLNSTINFNTNMNSTLNKTEQSMDGNTTVEPEYVTSTNINNNTAETTYYPTVGMYEEQTYADYYYPGYSFERPIYLVIWEVMVIATALVNILVIVVLLRKKMRSRTNMILTAIAVSDTLTGVVTLPTYIMAYQKFEPAQSYDLEYDSLYYSNYPGFTIAPPKDAYALSKTLCKWFMLTKFFFSKMFHTMSIFLTLLLAFQRYVSVAYPYIAKRLLTKRSTLVTCVLIFIFSPVLHIYHVINEKAKDGMCEWKLENCEGDCAFVWIVLIFRHFIPCTLLTVFTCLFVQELRKSNIIGGNREQVERRERENRRATIIVIAIVIVFLIPEIPYGFFLLVSVISKHTNTAFDLEKNRLIHAIYELTLVTSFHANFYIYTFLNSRFRAGLKRTVHYPIQTLLGRPYRWSLSRSQSGRATESQRRTLSLSIHSRNGTLLRQMSPDQVNIALTEEHLLAETKLANGTSMSRDNE, from the coding sequence atgattaccGAGACATCTGAATTGCTGTCAAAATCTACACATGAAACACTCCATTGGAATACCACACAGAATTTGAATTCCACAATAAATTTCAACACTAATATGAATTCCACACTTAATAAGACTGAACAATCGATGGATGGTAACACAACAGTTGAGCCAGAATATGTGACATCtacaaatatcaacaacaatactGCGGAAACAACATACTATCCAACAGTAGGGATGTACGAAGAACAGACGTATGCTGATTATTACTACCCTGGATATTCGTTCGAGAGGCCGATATACCTAGTTATATGGGAAGTGATGGTGATAGCAACAGCACTAGTCAACATTTTGGTGATCGTTGTGCTGCTGAGAAAAAAGATGCGATCTCGCACAAACATGATTCTTACAGCTATTGCTGTCTCTGACACTTTGACTGGAGTTGTAACTCTTCCAACATATATTATGGCTTATCAGAAATTTGAACCCGCGCAATCGTATGACCTTGAATATGATAGTTTGTATTATAGCAACTATCCCGGATTCACAATTGCACCTCCCAAAGATGCGTATGCCTTGTCGAAAACTCTGTGCAAGTGGTTTATGTTGACTAAGTTTTTCTTCTCAAAGATGTTCCATACGATGTCAATATTTCTGACGTTGCTACTCGCATTTCAGCGATATGTGTCCGTCGCGTATCCGTATATTGCGAAAAGGttattaaccaaaagatcaacACTGGTAACGTGTGTGCTGATCTTCATTTTTTCTCCCGTTCTTCATATTTACCACGTTATAAACGAGAAGGCTAAAGATGGCATGTGCGAATGGAAACTTGAAAACTGCGAGGGCGACTGTGCGTTCGTGTGGATTGTCCTGATTTTCAGGCATTTCATTCCATGCACGCTACTGACCGTTTTTACATGTCTGTTCGTGCAAGAATTGAGAAAGTCAAACATTATCGGAGGGAACCGCGAACAAGTTGAGCGCCGCGAGCGAGAAAACAGGCGTGCTACCATCATCGTCATAGCAATCGTTATCGTGTTCCTGATTCCCGAAATTCCCTACGGGTTCTTCCTCCTTGTTTCCGTCATCAGCAAGCACACGAACACGGCATTTGACTTGGAAAAGAATCGCCTAATCCATGCCATCTACGAACTCACCCTGGTCACATCGTTTCATGCGAacttttatatttacaccttCCTGAACAGTCGATTCCGCGCAGGACTCAAGAGAACAGTCCATTACCCCATTCAGACGTTGCTCGGACGTCCATACAGATGGTCGCTGTCGCGTAGTCAATCTGGTCGCGCTACAGAATCGCAAAGGAGAACATTGAGTTTATCCATACACTCGAGGAACGGAACCCTGCTAAGGCAGATGAGCCCCGATCAAGTCAACATAGCGTTAACAGAAGAACACTTGCTGGCGGAGACGAAACTTGCAAATGGTACAAGTATGTCCAGGGACAACGAGTAG